The following are encoded in a window of Fretibacter rubidus genomic DNA:
- a CDS encoding DUF2312 domain-containing protein translates to MMTDEQRADSMGDATREKLKQFIARIERLEAEKTELAADIREVYAEVKTFGFDTKVIRKVVSLRKQDAMERAEQEALLDMYMEVVGDVD, encoded by the coding sequence ATGATGACTGATGAACAACGCGCCGACAGCATGGGCGATGCCACACGCGAAAAACTAAAGCAATTTATCGCGCGCATCGAACGGCTGGAAGCGGAAAAAACAGAGCTTGCGGCTGATATCCGCGAAGTTTACGCCGAGGTCAAAACCTTTGGCTTTGACACCAAAGTCATCCGTAAGGTCGTGTCCCTGCGCAAGCAAGACGCGATGGAACGCGCAGAGCAAGAAGCGCTGCTGGATATGTATATGGAAGTCGTGGGCGACGTCGATTAA
- a CDS encoding tetratricopeptide repeat protein yields MRYLSVILSTAAFVFAQPSFAQSQSESQSIDELLNEANPPSENTPVPNTPGEVPQVDPDADVPDAPDIAPLPEPETPTDDDIETRTLTINPPVSGNLPEVTITEPDYSDMTEAQERAARLDALFARLKSEDNTEDADLIAESIWAIWLDSGSDSVNLLLRRGTAAEKRGDDKLARTLYDHVTTLQPDYAEGWSRSARLAIEEDDLSRALSEVTKALILEERHFYALWTLGNIFERIGKTDAAFEAYSQANALYPELKAVKDRLGVLRQSVEGDAL; encoded by the coding sequence TTTGCTCAATCACAGTCGGAGTCACAATCGATTGATGAGCTGCTGAATGAGGCGAACCCGCCGAGCGAAAATACACCAGTTCCAAACACACCCGGAGAAGTCCCCCAAGTTGACCCCGACGCCGATGTGCCTGATGCGCCCGATATTGCGCCCCTGCCAGAGCCTGAAACGCCAACTGATGATGATATAGAAACGCGCACGCTGACCATTAATCCGCCTGTGTCTGGCAACCTGCCAGAGGTGACCATCACAGAGCCCGATTACTCCGATATGACAGAGGCGCAAGAACGCGCGGCGCGGCTGGACGCCTTATTTGCGCGCCTAAAGTCCGAAGACAATACAGAGGACGCCGACCTTATCGCCGAGAGTATTTGGGCGATATGGTTGGATAGTGGGTCTGATAGTGTGAACTTGCTCTTGCGGCGCGGCACGGCGGCGGAAAAACGCGGCGATGATAAGCTTGCCCGCACGCTTTATGACCATGTCACAACACTGCAACCTGATTATGCCGAAGGCTGGTCCCGCTCTGCTCGTCTGGCCATTGAAGAAGACGATTTATCCCGCGCTTTATCAGAGGTGACGAAAGCCCTCATCCTAGAGGAACGCCATTTCTACGCGCTCTGGACGCTGGGCAATATATTTGAGCGTATTGGTAAAACCGATGCCGCGTTCGAGGCCTATTCCCAAGCCAACGCGCTTTATCCAGAGCTTAAAGCCGTAAAAGACCGCTTAGGCGTTCTGCGCCAATCGGTCGAAGGTGACGCGCTTTAG
- a CDS encoding dipeptidase yields the protein MTKTKLAGLLLLAAVAGGLWYHLSVFVPGTDAKMNPVNPHPPHPVFIAAQKLHPTLRIADLHTDTLLWRRNPAKRHDYGHVDIPRLREGGVDLQVFSAVTKSPRGLNFGENAEDAPDDIKLLAMAQLWPPRTWNSIYERAAYQAQRLQKLERDPKNGIKIVRRAGDLDTPDGVIATLLLTEGSHPLEGKLENIARLYNEGYRAMGLQHFFDNELGGSMHGAAKGGLTEFGREAVLEMVRQGIMIDVAHSSEAVVRDVLNLTDAPIFISHGGVLSHCAASKNRNLPDDLTKAIADRGGIIGIGYFEPAICDISPAGIADAIIDAVDVLGIDAVALGSDFDGTVTTSLDTSELAAITHALLERDVPEADIRKIMGENAYRYFAQNLPQ from the coding sequence ATGACGAAAACAAAACTTGCGGGACTACTGCTCTTGGCCGCGGTAGCGGGCGGGCTTTGGTATCATCTGAGCGTCTTTGTCCCCGGCACAGACGCCAAGATGAACCCTGTTAATCCGCACCCCCCGCATCCCGTTTTTATCGCGGCGCAAAAACTTCACCCGACGCTACGGATAGCCGATCTTCATACGGATACATTATTATGGCGAAGAAACCCCGCAAAACGCCATGACTACGGCCATGTCGATATCCCGCGCCTGCGGGAGGGCGGCGTTGATTTGCAAGTCTTTAGCGCCGTGACCAAATCCCCCCGTGGACTGAACTTTGGCGAAAACGCAGAAGACGCCCCCGATGATATAAAGTTGCTCGCCATGGCGCAGCTTTGGCCGCCGCGCACATGGAACAGCATTTATGAACGCGCCGCCTATCAGGCGCAGCGTCTGCAAAAGCTAGAACGTGACCCGAAAAACGGAATTAAAATTGTGCGCCGCGCGGGTGATTTGGACACGCCCGACGGGGTCATCGCAACGCTTCTTCTGACCGAGGGCTCGCATCCGCTGGAAGGCAAGTTAGAGAACATCGCGCGGCTTTATAATGAGGGGTACCGCGCCATGGGGTTGCAGCATTTCTTTGACAATGAACTTGGCGGGTCGATGCACGGCGCGGCCAAAGGCGGGCTGACAGAATTTGGGCGCGAAGCGGTACTAGAAATGGTACGCCAAGGGATTATGATTGATGTCGCCCACAGCTCTGAGGCAGTCGTGCGCGACGTCCTTAACCTTACCGATGCGCCAATATTCATTAGCCACGGCGGCGTGTTATCGCATTGCGCGGCCAGTAAAAACCGAAACCTGCCTGATGACTTGACCAAAGCGATTGCAGACCGCGGCGGCATTATCGGCATTGGTTATTTTGAACCCGCAATATGTGATATCTCCCCCGCAGGCATTGCCGATGCCATAATCGATGCGGTCGATGTGCTGGGGATTGACGCGGTCGCGCTTGGCTCTGATTTTGACGGAACTGTGACCACCTCGCTCGACACATCAGAGCTTGCCGCCATCACACATGCCCTGTTGGAGCGCGATGTGCCTGAGGCCGATATCCGTAAAATCATGGGCGAAAACGCGTATCGTTATTTTGCGCAAAATTTACCGCAGTAG
- a CDS encoding DUF4268 domain-containing protein: MKSSAPLFINAIGDITPFQRLSFTEVDDRVAYNEAFLDELLFGTPDLLPIEAFDNAFSGPVPICKELPTSAGPLDILYVTPTGRIVIVENKLWRNPESRRKVVAQLLDYTSALSRWSYEDLQREVSRKLGQGGNALYEIVRKKNPDLDEARFVDDVSKTLKHGRFLLLICGDGIREGTANIASFLDRNTTLDFTFGLVEIAIYGSPNNERLVVPNVIAKTQTLHRTVIKLPDGLTVDESPDALGRDEERSLNPREGALKIFWEQLVTQINFDDPAQMPPNPSSKGYVSLRMPSPKAWILLYFDKANDVIGVSLSFNRGADGDAIYQYLLQDQSAINAEISGAIKWQSDGQKHVIRLTTKGRDPSNQADAAKAQRWFQQASNKFVNSFRPRIQDWFDEQ; the protein is encoded by the coding sequence ATGAAAAGCTCCGCCCCTCTTTTTATAAACGCAATTGGTGACATCACGCCCTTCCAAAGGTTAAGTTTCACAGAGGTTGATGACCGGGTTGCTTATAATGAAGCCTTCTTAGATGAGCTATTATTTGGGACGCCAGATTTATTGCCCATAGAAGCGTTTGATAATGCTTTTAGTGGCCCTGTTCCAATCTGCAAAGAATTGCCAACATCTGCGGGCCCGCTTGATATTTTATATGTGACACCCACTGGGCGGATTGTCATTGTTGAAAATAAGCTGTGGCGCAATCCAGAATCGCGACGCAAAGTAGTGGCTCAGCTTTTAGATTACACGTCGGCCCTTAGTCGATGGAGTTATGAAGATTTACAAAGGGAAGTATCTCGAAAATTGGGGCAGGGCGGCAATGCTCTCTATGAGATTGTCAGAAAAAAGAATCCAGATTTGGACGAAGCTAGATTTGTCGATGATGTGTCGAAAACTCTAAAGCATGGCCGTTTTCTTTTATTGATATGTGGGGATGGTATCCGTGAGGGCACAGCGAACATAGCATCATTTCTCGACCGCAATACGACATTAGATTTTACTTTTGGTTTGGTCGAAATCGCGATTTATGGGTCTCCAAATAATGAGCGGCTGGTTGTGCCTAACGTCATTGCCAAAACACAAACGCTGCACCGCACAGTGATAAAATTACCCGATGGTCTCACGGTGGATGAGAGCCCTGACGCCTTAGGCCGTGATGAGGAACGGTCTCTAAACCCTAGAGAAGGTGCATTGAAAATTTTTTGGGAACAGCTTGTGACGCAGATTAACTTTGATGACCCTGCGCAAATGCCACCAAACCCAAGTTCCAAAGGCTATGTTTCGTTGCGAATGCCTTCGCCCAAAGCTTGGATATTGCTATATTTTGATAAGGCAAATGATGTGATCGGGGTGAGCCTCTCGTTCAACAGGGGCGCTGATGGGGACGCCATCTATCAATATTTGCTTCAGGATCAGTCTGCGATTAACGCCGAAATTAGTGGGGCGATAAAGTGGCAAAGCGACGGTCAGAAACACGTCATTCGTCTGACGACCAAAGGGCGTGACCCCAGCAACCAAGCCGATGCTGCAAAAGCTCAAAGGTGGTTCCAACAGGCGAGCAATAAATTCGTCAACAGTTTTCGACCTAGAATTCAAGATTGGTTTGACGAACAGTAA
- a CDS encoding pentapeptide repeat-containing protein produces MYNKNTDLTKDILDGTSATANEKTWLKGLLEKFKRLEVIAIILAVLALWLDLSWKVFVENPALKRERAAQTIEREEASFAREMQAWAKLSDKRMGSGGFGEALNYLLNKTSLVSGLDLSCHEFNGELVSRGFLDTYACDPELIFPNWEIVGRSDLFKGYDPNRLLLEFNYMDALELRDFSATGAKFESSTFSHVFFLRGNFMGSDFFQSTLHDTIHYLGSMEDTNITSSRFSNSHFMGVNFKNAVFRGVDFQNSTCIKCSFQGASFHKVNITNTNLRQASGLPTDTWREGVWAWADYPPTLPEGVPLPRLCSANLRETKANLGFQPDWVLDANLETSDFDIPKGCKVWQWADWPVKNIADGEIIKSCDPGLRSDYYELTISKRPDIPKGC; encoded by the coding sequence ATGTATAATAAAAATACGGACCTAACAAAAGACATTTTGGACGGAACCTCCGCAACCGCGAATGAGAAAACCTGGCTGAAAGGTTTGCTGGAGAAGTTTAAACGGCTCGAAGTCATTGCCATTATTCTTGCCGTACTTGCTTTGTGGTTAGATTTAAGTTGGAAGGTATTTGTTGAAAACCCCGCACTAAAACGCGAGCGTGCCGCCCAAACCATTGAGCGCGAGGAAGCCAGCTTTGCGCGGGAAATGCAGGCGTGGGCAAAACTCTCTGACAAACGAATGGGATCTGGAGGCTTCGGCGAAGCGCTAAACTATCTACTAAATAAAACCTCTCTAGTTTCAGGATTAGATTTATCGTGTCACGAATTCAACGGAGAACTTGTGTCACGTGGATTCTTAGACACGTATGCCTGCGACCCTGAATTGATTTTCCCAAATTGGGAGATTGTTGGCCGCTCGGATTTATTCAAGGGCTATGATCCCAATCGTTTGTTGCTCGAGTTTAACTACATGGACGCATTAGAGCTACGTGACTTTTCTGCAACTGGTGCAAAGTTTGAAAGCTCTACCTTTTCACATGTCTTTTTCCTGCGTGGGAATTTTATGGGTTCTGATTTCTTCCAATCAACACTTCATGACACAATTCATTACTTAGGGTCTATGGAGGATACGAATATAACATCCAGCCGTTTCTCAAATAGTCATTTTATGGGTGTGAATTTTAAAAATGCTGTTTTTCGCGGGGTAGATTTTCAGAACTCCACCTGCATAAAATGTAGTTTTCAGGGAGCGAGCTTCCACAAGGTAAATATTACTAATACGAACCTGCGACAGGCATCAGGATTACCTACAGACACGTGGCGAGAAGGCGTTTGGGCATGGGCCGATTATCCGCCAACGCTTCCCGAAGGTGTGCCTTTACCGCGTCTTTGCTCAGCCAACTTAAGGGAAACAAAAGCGAATCTTGGTTTTCAACCAGATTGGGTTTTAGATGCCAATCTAGAAACATCTGACTTTGACATACCTAAAGGCTGTAAAGTGTGGCAGTGGGCTGACTGGCCTGTAAAGAATATAGCAGATGGCGAAATTATCAAAAGCTGCGACCCAGGATTACGCTCAGACTATTATGAACTAACTATATCGAAAAGACCTGATATACCTAAGGGTTGTTAA
- a CDS encoding prolyl oligopeptidase family serine peptidase, with the protein MSIKLRAHRFVSTLAITAACLIAAPAMAAPMEIEDIGKIQNAGNLTVAPDGQTIAYTVSKYPDLLEGEKDGSAVSQLYVMRPGDDPVLFTTGENGVSGIQFSPDGEMIYFRTRRGEDKTNSLYAIPLAGGEAKKVFQHDTSIGDYAISPDGETAYFVATEKGKDTSKLKKKGFNAYAYEEDLKMGIAWRVSLTDDAAKAEKLFDDKHVTGLELSPNGESLVISAVPTALIDDVLMKSRLHVLDAETGNVRTEVKTPGKLGSFVISPDNARIAFQAGTDISDTSDGILMVANLADGSFDQLTPDALQHIVDVEWLDSNSILTVAHRGVESAIVSYSLSGNEERTFSTPDDIVARNVEVGRRGQIFFTADSPKHPSEVFTARRFGVDKLTHINSWLDDITLAPQTTFTYEARDGREIQGLLITPEGPKPAGGWPLILTVHGGPEAHYSDGWMTAYSLAGQFGAGDGYAVFYPNYRGSTGRGVAFAKEHQDDYAGKEFNDLVDGVDALAEAGIINEDRVGITGGSYGGYASMWGATAQSEHFAASVAFVGISNQISKFGTSDIPNEMHLVHSIRWPWEDNWMNLLERSPIFHAGKSTTPTLIMHGEKDTRVHPSQSMELYRSMKVRTDTPVRLVFYPEEGHGNRKSASRLDYAYRLMRWMDTYLSEDATRKDPMPDFDLNISEKLGWDKKDDEKDGDSQE; encoded by the coding sequence ATGAGCATCAAACTACGCGCACATCGTTTTGTATCCACCTTGGCCATTACGGCGGCCTGTTTGATTGCGGCCCCTGCTATGGCCGCGCCGATGGAAATTGAAGATATTGGTAAAATTCAAAACGCCGGGAACCTGACCGTTGCGCCGGATGGTCAAACCATTGCTTACACCGTGTCGAAATATCCAGACCTGCTTGAGGGCGAAAAAGACGGCTCTGCCGTAAGTCAACTTTATGTCATGCGCCCGGGCGATGATCCTGTGCTGTTCACAACAGGTGAAAACGGCGTAAGCGGCATTCAATTTAGCCCCGACGGTGAGATGATTTATTTCCGTACGCGCCGGGGTGAGGATAAAACCAATAGTCTTTACGCAATACCGCTTGCAGGTGGGGAAGCCAAAAAAGTCTTTCAACACGATACCAGCATTGGCGATTACGCCATTTCGCCCGATGGGGAGACAGCCTATTTCGTGGCGACTGAAAAAGGCAAAGACACATCAAAGCTAAAGAAAAAGGGCTTTAACGCCTATGCCTATGAGGAAGACCTTAAAATGGGTATCGCCTGGCGCGTATCGCTCACAGATGATGCGGCAAAAGCCGAAAAGCTATTTGATGATAAGCACGTCACAGGGCTAGAGCTTTCGCCCAATGGCGAGAGCTTGGTTATCTCTGCTGTGCCGACGGCGCTGATTGATGACGTGCTGATGAAAAGCCGCTTACATGTCCTTGATGCGGAGACGGGCAATGTGCGCACAGAAGTTAAAACACCGGGCAAGCTTGGCAGTTTTGTTATCTCGCCTGATAATGCCCGTATCGCCTTTCAAGCTGGCACAGATATTAGCGATACATCGGACGGCATTCTGATGGTCGCCAATCTGGCGGACGGGAGCTTTGATCAATTAACGCCTGACGCGCTGCAACATATCGTCGACGTTGAATGGCTCGATAGTAATTCAATCCTGACGGTCGCCCACCGCGGCGTTGAAAGCGCAATCGTCAGCTATAGCTTGTCTGGGAATGAAGAGCGCACTTTCTCGACCCCTGACGATATTGTTGCCCGCAATGTTGAGGTCGGGCGCCGCGGCCAGATTTTCTTTACCGCCGATAGCCCAAAGCATCCCAGCGAAGTGTTTACCGCCCGACGGTTTGGCGTGGATAAGCTAACCCATATCAATAGCTGGCTGGATGATATTACGCTCGCGCCGCAAACCACCTTTACCTATGAGGCCCGTGACGGTCGCGAAATTCAAGGCCTGTTGATCACGCCAGAAGGCCCGAAGCCAGCGGGCGGTTGGCCGCTAATTTTGACGGTGCACGGCGGGCCAGAGGCGCATTATTCCGATGGCTGGATGACCGCCTATTCCCTCGCGGGGCAGTTCGGTGCAGGTGACGGCTATGCCGTTTTCTATCCTAATTACCGCGGATCTACCGGGCGCGGCGTGGCCTTTGCCAAAGAACACCAAGACGACTATGCGGGCAAAGAATTTAATGACCTTGTGGACGGTGTCGACGCGCTCGCCGAAGCGGGCATCATTAATGAAGATCGCGTCGGTATCACGGGCGGGTCTTACGGCGGCTATGCCTCTATGTGGGGTGCCACCGCACAATCTGAGCATTTCGCCGCCTCTGTCGCGTTTGTCGGTATTTCCAACCAAATCTCAAAATTTGGCACCAGCGATATTCCCAATGAAATGCATCTTGTGCATTCAATCCGCTGGCCATGGGAAGACAACTGGATGAATTTGCTGGAACGCTCGCCGATTTTCCACGCGGGTAAATCAACAACGCCAACCCTTATCATGCACGGCGAGAAGGACACACGCGTCCACCCCAGCCAAAGCATGGAGCTTTACCGCTCTATGAAAGTGCGCACAGATACACCCGTGCGCCTCGTCTTTTATCCCGAAGAAGGCCATGGGAACCGCAAATCCGCCTCTCGCCTTGATTATGCCTACCGCCTCATGCGCTGGATGGACACCTATCTTTCAGAAGACGCCACACGCAAAGATCCCATGCCCGACTTTGATCTGAACATCTCAGAAAAACTCGGCTGGGATAAAAAAGATGATGAGAAAGACGGCGACAGTCAGGAGTAG